From one Magnolia sinica isolate HGM2019 chromosome 18, MsV1, whole genome shotgun sequence genomic stretch:
- the LOC131232703 gene encoding large ribosomal subunit protein eL20z-like, protein MQMEQGQALDGKVPELSYTLIRDADDFQGGIYDKPLPCFGCGIGWFSFLLGFVFPLMWYYATILYFGNYYRKDPRERAGLAASAIAALVCSVVVLITVAVIIF, encoded by the exons ATGCAGATGGAACAGG GGCAAGCTTTGGACGGAAAGGTCCCTGAGCTAAGCTACACCCTTATAAGAGATGCTGATGACTTCCAAGGTGGAATCTATGACAAACCACTTCCGTGCTTTGGCTGTGGGATAGGGTGGTTTTc GTTTTTATTAGGATTTGTGTTCCCCCTGATGTGGTACTATGCTACAATACTATACTTTGGGAACTACTACCGCAAAGATCCAAGGGAGAGAGCAGGGCTTGCTGCATCTGCAATTGCT GCATTGGTCTGTTCAGTTGTGGTCTTGATTACAGTTGCAGTTATTATATTCTAG